The following proteins come from a genomic window of Plectropomus leopardus isolate mb chromosome 11, YSFRI_Pleo_2.0, whole genome shotgun sequence:
- the LOC121950116 gene encoding toll-like receptor 6: MEPMNSLETADTQSQPAVPLSPSVYVPPSLRDGECYHVFISYSSTDYQWTHSLINQLESCSLQVCYHERDFTPGRTVLENMSDCIQESQKVLLVLSPEFVRSRWCLLEANMSLFRDCLERKPIVPVLLEPGVPVPLHPMPPHLSGGQRP, translated from the coding sequence ATGGAGCCAATGAATTCACTTGAGACTGCAGACACTCAGTCACAGCCTGCTGTCCCACTGTCTCCCTCGGTTTATGTTCCTCCATCACTGAGAGATGGTGAGTGTTACCATGTCTTCATCAGCTACAGCAGCACTGACTACCAGTGGACCCACTCCCTCATCAACCAGCTGGAGtcctgcagcctgcaggtcTGCTACCATGAGCGAGACTTCACTCCTGGCCGCACCGTGTTGGAAAACATGTCCGACTGCATCCAGGAGAGCCAGAAGGTCCTCCTGGTTCTCAGCCCGGAGTTTGTGAGGAGCCGCTGGTGTCTCCTGGAGGCCAACATGTCTCTGTTTAGAGACTGTCTGGAGAGGAAACCCATTGTCCCAGTGTTGCTGGAGCCAGGAGTCCCTGTTCCTCTTCACCCTATGCCACCTCACCTATCTGGAGGCCAACGACCCTGA